GGGCTTGGCTCGCCAAGCCCGTGCCTGGAGCGGCACCTTCCGGTCCCCTACCCGTGGCGGGGAGGGCAGGGAGGGGTAGTGTTGAGCCCGCACGAAGCGACCCCCTCCAGCCTTCGGCCACCTCCCCCGCCACGGGGGAGAAGGCCCTGAGAGCGCCGCGGAACAAATCCCTTGACGCCCGAAAGTTGACGATGTTAACATTGGGGCTGTTGCCGGGACACTGAGCGATGCCCGGCGGAGGAGGGTTGCATGGCTGCTTCGAGTTCCGCTGCACGGGTGATGGAGAGCGCATTGCGTTTTGAACCGGGAATGGGCTGGCGCCTGGCAAACCGCGACTTGCCGCGTGAACACGGCTTTGAGACGCTGGAGGTCGAGGGCAAGCTGCCTGAGGATCTTTCGGGCGCGCTCTATCGCAACGGGCCGGGGATCTTCTCGAACTTCGGAAATCCCTACAAGCATCCTTTCGATGGGGACGGGTCCATCACCGCGGTCCGCATCGGCGGCGGCCGCGCCGAGGGTGCCTGCCGCATCGTCGAGACCCGCGCGCTCAGGCACGAACGCCGCGAGGGCAAGGCCCTCTACCGCGGCTTCGGCACGTTGCCGCCGGGGCTGCGCCGCTTCACTCTCAAGTTCAAAAATGCGGC
This genomic interval from Chrysiogenia bacterium contains the following:
- a CDS encoding carotenoid oxygenase family protein, translated to MAASSSAARVMESALRFEPGMGWRLANRDLPREHGFETLEVEGKLPEDLSGALYRNGPGIFSNFGNPYKHPFDGDGSITAVRIGGGRAEGACRIVETRALRHERREGKALYRGFGTLPPGLRRFTLKFKNAA